A genomic segment from Pseudomonas mendocina encodes:
- a CDS encoding glutamine synthetase family protein, producing the protein MFKPRDVKTLDDARRIVEERGLSHVKVGLFDNDGVMRGKYMSRSKFFSALEHGFAFCDVVLGWDVKDQLYDNTQYTGWHSGYPDAPVRILPHTCREIPFENGMLLFLAEFDQQAEAVCPRGTLRRVIQRCQDMGFEPYAALEYEFFMFDETPDSARAKGFRDLKPFTPDWFGYSMIRNSVHAELYHQILEMGEAMDFPIEGLHTETGPGVLEAAIAYDHAEAAADKGALFKTFMKVLAQRNGLMATFMAKWSGKYPGQSGHIHVSLRDRKTDKSAFYDPSQAHNMSKLQRHFLAGQQRLMPQFLCMVAPTLNSYRRLIPGFWAPTDATWGVENRTAALRVIPGSDKSQRQEYRLGAADGNPFLALSVAIGSGLYGIMQEWEPTEPVSGNAYAVKHPEELALPRTLWDAAQRLKDSLAARELFGDAFVEHFAASREWEEREYRRHVSDWELDRYFEII; encoded by the coding sequence ATGTTCAAACCACGGGATGTAAAGACCCTGGACGATGCGCGGCGCATCGTCGAGGAGCGTGGCCTTAGCCACGTGAAAGTCGGTCTGTTCGATAACGATGGGGTGATGCGCGGCAAGTACATGAGCCGCAGCAAGTTCTTCTCCGCTCTCGAGCACGGCTTCGCCTTCTGCGATGTGGTGCTCGGTTGGGACGTCAAGGATCAGCTCTACGACAATACCCAATACACCGGCTGGCATAGCGGCTACCCGGACGCGCCGGTGCGTATCCTGCCGCACACCTGCCGCGAGATTCCCTTCGAGAACGGCATGTTGCTGTTTCTCGCCGAGTTCGACCAGCAGGCCGAGGCGGTGTGCCCGCGCGGCACGCTGCGCCGGGTGATCCAGCGCTGCCAGGACATGGGCTTCGAGCCCTATGCGGCGCTGGAGTACGAGTTCTTCATGTTCGATGAAACCCCGGACTCTGCGCGGGCCAAAGGCTTTCGCGATCTCAAGCCGTTCACCCCGGACTGGTTCGGTTATTCGATGATCCGCAACTCGGTGCATGCCGAGCTCTATCACCAGATTCTCGAAATGGGCGAGGCGATGGACTTTCCCATCGAAGGCCTGCACACCGAGACCGGCCCGGGCGTGCTCGAGGCAGCCATCGCCTACGACCATGCCGAGGCGGCGGCGGACAAGGGCGCGTTGTTCAAGACCTTCATGAAGGTACTGGCTCAGCGCAACGGGCTGATGGCCACCTTCATGGCCAAGTGGTCGGGCAAGTACCCAGGACAGAGCGGCCACATCCATGTGTCGTTGCGTGATCGCAAGACGGACAAGTCTGCGTTCTACGACCCCAGCCAGGCGCACAACATGAGCAAGCTGCAGCGGCATTTTCTCGCCGGGCAGCAGCGTCTGATGCCGCAGTTCCTGTGCATGGTGGCGCCGACTCTGAATAGCTACCGGCGCTTGATCCCCGGCTTCTGGGCGCCTACCGACGCCACCTGGGGGGTGGAGAACCGCACCGCAGCGCTGCGGGTGATTCCCGGCAGCGACAAGTCGCAGCGCCAGGAATACCGCCTTGGCGCTGCCGACGGTAATCCCTTTCTGGCCCTGTCGGTAGCTATCGGCTCGGGGCTGTACGGGATCATGCAGGAGTGGGAGCCGACCGAGCCGGTCAGTGGCAACGCCTATGCGGTCAAGCACCCCGAGGAGTTGGCGCTGCCGCGTACGCTGTGGGACGCCGCGCAGCGCCTCAAGGATTCGCTGGCAGCGCGCGAGCTGTTCGGCGATGCCTTCGTCGAGCACTTCGCCGCCAGCCGCGAGTGGGAAGAGCGTGAGTACCGCCGCCATGTCAGCGATTGGGAGCTGGATCGCTACTTCGAAATCATCTGA
- a CDS encoding aldehyde dehydrogenase family protein — MSKLQCISPIDGSVYVERHLASNPEVLVALAKAELAQQAWKQTPLRERIAIGRRAIEAFAAREAQLAEELCWMMGRPIRYAAGEIRGFVERASHMADIAEGSLADIRLPEKAGFTRFIRREPLGLALIIAPWNYPYLTAVNAVMPALLAGNVVLLKHSAQTPLCAERMVGAFAEAGLPEGVFQYLHLSHGETEALIRSPSIDHVAFTGSVPGGAMVERAAAGRFISVGLELGGKDPAYVRADADLQHAVETAIDGAFFNSGQSCCGVERIYVHESLFDEFVERAVALVRQYKLGRSDDPQTTLGPLVRSDAADFVRAQIAEAVAQGARAHIDPAEFPLDAPGTPYLAPQVLTNVNHEMRVMTEESFGPVVGIQKVADDEEALALMNDSEFGLTAAIFSRDVDAAMALADRVEAGTVFLNRCDYLDPGLAWTGVKYSGRGCTLSRVGYEQLTRPKSFHFKTQL; from the coding sequence ATGAGCAAACTGCAATGCATTTCCCCCATCGACGGCTCGGTCTACGTCGAGCGTCATCTGGCTTCCAATCCTGAAGTACTGGTGGCGCTGGCCAAGGCCGAGCTGGCGCAGCAGGCCTGGAAGCAGACGCCGCTGCGCGAACGTATCGCCATCGGCCGGCGCGCCATCGAAGCCTTCGCTGCACGTGAGGCGCAACTGGCCGAAGAGCTGTGCTGGATGATGGGCCGGCCAATCCGTTACGCCGCTGGCGAGATCCGTGGCTTCGTCGAGCGTGCCAGCCATATGGCCGATATCGCCGAGGGCTCGCTGGCCGACATCCGCCTGCCGGAAAAGGCCGGCTTCACCCGTTTCATTCGCCGTGAGCCATTGGGCCTGGCGTTGATCATCGCACCCTGGAACTACCCCTATCTGACCGCCGTCAATGCGGTGATGCCGGCGCTGTTGGCGGGCAATGTGGTGTTGCTCAAGCACTCGGCGCAGACGCCGCTGTGCGCCGAACGCATGGTCGGGGCCTTCGCCGAAGCTGGTCTGCCCGAAGGCGTATTCCAGTACCTGCACCTGAGCCATGGCGAGACCGAAGCCTTGATTCGCTCACCAAGCATCGACCATGTCGCTTTTACCGGTTCGGTGCCCGGTGGCGCCATGGTCGAGCGTGCGGCGGCCGGGCGTTTCATCAGCGTCGGGCTGGAGCTGGGCGGCAAGGACCCGGCTTACGTCCGCGCCGATGCCGATCTGCAGCACGCGGTGGAAACCGCCATCGACGGCGCCTTTTTCAATTCCGGGCAATCCTGCTGCGGCGTCGAGCGTATCTACGTGCACGAGTCATTGTTCGATGAGTTCGTCGAGCGCGCGGTGGCGTTGGTGCGCCAATACAAACTGGGGCGTTCGGACGACCCGCAGACCACCCTCGGCCCGCTGGTGCGCAGCGACGCCGCCGACTTCGTCCGCGCACAGATCGCCGAGGCGGTCGCGCAGGGCGCCAGAGCGCATATCGACCCGGCCGAGTTTCCATTAGACGCGCCAGGCACGCCCTACCTGGCGCCGCAGGTGCTGACCAACGTCAACCATGAAATGCGCGTGATGACCGAGGAATCCTTCGGCCCCGTGGTGGGCATTCAGAAGGTTGCCGACGACGAGGAAGCGCTGGCGCTGATGAACGACAGCGAGTTCGGCCTGACCGCAGCCATCTTCAGTCGCGATGTCGACGCCGCCATGGCTTTGGCTGATCGGGTCGAGGCCGGCACGGTGTTCCTCAACCGCTGCGATTACCTCGATCCCGGCCTGGCCTGGACCGGGGTGAAGTACTCGGGGCGCGGCTGCACCCTCTCAAGGGTCGGCTACGAGCAACTGACCCGGCCGAAATCCTTCCACTTCAAGACTCAGCTGTGA